In one Alphaproteobacteria bacterium SS10 genomic region, the following are encoded:
- the folE gene encoding GTP cyclohydrolase I FolE, whose amino-acid sequence MNEFSKTKPTAETGQVTTADAPKETAPSREEAEAAVATLIRWIGDNPEREGLIDTPSRVIRAYEELFVGYTQDPMDILNTTFDEAGGYDEIIALTNIQINSHCEHHILPITGQVHVAYLPNQKVLGLSKLARLVDVFAKRLQIQERLTAQIADTIQEALQPRGVAVVVEATHQCMTMRGVKKQGGIMKTSRMIGAFRDDPETRREFYAMIDRGRD is encoded by the coding sequence ATGAACGAGTTCTCTAAAACCAAACCCACGGCCGAAACCGGTCAGGTCACCACCGCTGATGCGCCAAAGGAAACGGCCCCTAGCCGTGAAGAGGCGGAAGCAGCAGTCGCGACCCTTATCCGTTGGATTGGCGACAATCCGGAGCGTGAGGGGCTGATCGATACGCCATCACGGGTCATTCGCGCCTATGAGGAACTGTTTGTCGGCTATACCCAAGACCCGATGGATATCCTCAACACCACCTTTGATGAGGCTGGTGGCTATGACGAGATCATCGCGCTGACCAACATCCAGATTAACTCGCATTGTGAGCACCATATCCTGCCAATCACCGGCCAGGTGCACGTTGCTTACCTGCCAAACCAGAAGGTTCTGGGCCTATCAAAACTGGCCCGCCTGGTTGATGTATTCGCCAAGCGCCTGCAGATTCAGGAGCGCCTGACCGCGCAAATCGCCGACACTATTCAGGAAGCGCTGCAACCGCGCGGTGTCGCCGTGGTCGTTGAAGCGACCCACCAATGCATGACTATGCGTGGTGTGAAGAAGCAGGGTGGGATCATGAAGACCAGCCGTATGATCGGCGCTTTCCGTGATGACCCAGAAACCCGTCGTGAGTTCTACGCGATGATTGATCGTGGCCGGGACTAA
- the apaG gene encoding Co2+/Mg2+ efflux protein ApaG — MSSYTATTFDIQVEVEPEFLNERSSPTENHYVWAYHVRIENQSERRVQLRSRYWRITDANGHVQEVRGPGVVGEEPWLEPGSSFEYSSGAPLTTPSGIMTGSYSMEDESGDQFDIDVPAFSLDSPHQAVRLN, encoded by the coding sequence ATGAGCAGCTATACCGCCACCACCTTCGACATACAGGTTGAGGTTGAGCCTGAGTTTCTCAATGAGCGCTCATCGCCAACAGAGAACCACTATGTCTGGGCCTATCATGTGCGGATTGAGAACCAGAGTGAGCGACGCGTGCAACTGCGCAGCCGCTACTGGCGTATCACCGATGCCAATGGCCATGTGCAAGAGGTGCGTGGCCCCGGCGTTGTGGGGGAAGAGCCATGGCTGGAACCGGGCAGCAGCTTTGAGTACAGCTCCGGCGCCCCGCTCACCACGCCCAGTGGGATTATGACGGGCAGCTACTCGATGGAGGATGAGAGCGGCGATCAGTTCGATATCGATGTGCCCGCTTTCTCGCTCGACAGCCCACACCAGGCTGTTCGACTGAATTAA
- a CDS encoding TrkH family potassium uptake protein, whose translation MINFRLIFFVTGILVTTLGATMLVPAAVDLVLGNPDWKVFATSSAITIFLGGLLMLTNRSSTKGTMRAREAVLMTNVAWLSLSIFAAVPLALSELELSVTDAFFEAVSGITTTGATVITGLEEAPPGILLWRAVLQWLGGIGIIVMAISILPMLSIGGMQLFQLESSETSEKALPRTAQLASAIGLFYTALTLLCAICYGLAGMGSFDAVAHAMTTISTGGFSTRDGSIGHFDSVAIDTIAITFMITGGLPFILMIMALRGNWQQFVYDRQVHWFLAILAVAIIVMTLYTTGREIADNPGQALRLSAFNVVSVMTGTGYATDSYDGWGAFPLMAFFFLMFIGGCAGSTTCGVKIFRFQVLYAVAKAQLLKLLQPHGVFIAYYNGRPIPDDVPLAVMSFFAMFGLAFGLLAVALGILGLDFLTAISGAATAISNVGPGLGANIGPAGTFQLLPDTAKWLLAFGMLLGRLELFTVLVLFLPHFWRR comes from the coding sequence ATGATCAATTTCCGCCTCATCTTCTTTGTGACCGGCATTCTGGTCACCACGCTCGGCGCCACCATGTTGGTGCCGGCGGCGGTCGATCTGGTCTTGGGCAACCCGGATTGGAAGGTCTTCGCCACCTCCTCTGCCATTACCATCTTCCTCGGCGGCTTGCTGATGCTGACCAATCGCAGCTCTACCAAGGGCACGATGCGGGCACGGGAAGCCGTGTTGATGACCAATGTGGCCTGGCTCTCCCTATCGATCTTCGCCGCCGTACCACTGGCCCTGTCAGAGCTTGAGCTGAGCGTCACCGACGCCTTCTTTGAGGCGGTGTCCGGTATCACGACCACCGGTGCCACGGTTATTACTGGGCTTGAGGAGGCGCCACCGGGCATTTTGCTCTGGCGGGCTGTTCTACAGTGGCTAGGTGGGATCGGTATCATTGTAATGGCGATCTCAATTCTGCCCATGCTGTCCATCGGCGGCATGCAGCTATTCCAGCTGGAATCTTCCGAGACGTCTGAGAAGGCGCTACCGCGCACCGCGCAGTTGGCCTCAGCAATCGGCCTTTTCTACACCGCCCTAACCTTGCTTTGCGCGATCTGCTACGGGCTTGCCGGCATGGGGTCATTTGATGCCGTGGCCCACGCCATGACCACGATCTCAACAGGTGGGTTTTCGACCCGGGATGGCTCAATTGGTCATTTCGATAGTGTGGCCATCGATACCATCGCGATCACCTTCATGATCACCGGTGGCCTGCCCTTTATCCTGATGATCATGGCGTTGCGCGGGAATTGGCAGCAATTTGTCTATGACCGCCAGGTCCACTGGTTCCTGGCGATCCTGGCCGTCGCAATCATCGTCATGACCCTCTACACCACCGGTCGGGAAATCGCCGATAACCCAGGCCAGGCCTTACGTCTCTCCGCCTTCAACGTGGTGTCGGTGATGACCGGCACTGGCTATGCAACCGACAGCTATGATGGCTGGGGCGCGTTCCCGCTGATGGCCTTCTTCTTCCTGATGTTTATCGGCGGCTGCGCTGGATCGACCACCTGCGGGGTGAAGATCTTCCGGTTTCAGGTGCTATACGCCGTCGCAAAGGCCCAGCTGCTGAAGCTGTTGCAGCCCCATGGTGTCTTCATAGCTTACTATAACGGGCGCCCGATCCCCGATGATGTCCCGCTCGCGGTGATGAGCTTCTTCGCCATGTTCGGCCTAGCCTTCGGCCTATTGGCAGTGGCTCTGGGCATTTTGGGCTTGGACTTCCTGACCGCCATTTCGGGTGCGGCGACCGCCATTTCCAATGTTGGGCCTGGTTTGGGTGCAAATATCGGCCCGGCGGGCACCTTCCAGCTGCTGCCAGATACCGCCAAATGGCTACTCGCCTTTGGCATGTTGCTCGGTCGGTTGGAGTTGTTCACCGTGCTGGTGCTGTTCCTACCGCATTTCTGGCGCCGCTAA
- a CDS encoding Hsp33 family molecular chaperone HslO, translated as MDDQTPQSDRPESARLEASFKQDTDIIQPFQLEATNLRGRLVRLDEVLDDILGRHDYPLVISDLLAEALTVTVVLSSALKYQGIFTLQTRGDGAVPMLVTDVTSDGKLRGYAKFDEEKLAELLKDVELDGERPSHAIGLNKLLGKGYLAFTVDQGDHTERYQGITELTGDSIADCTVNYFKQSEQLDTGVSVKVQHHHGHWRAGGLMLQRMPDDQEAIVQRRLGNDEEDGWRRAMVMLGSLTTDEMVDAGLPANDLLYRLFNEDGVRVFERSAVERECRCNEVKIRRMLKGLPPDALKDMALPVEGEDGADNPDTVDGKALEVTCEFCSTLYAVPLGDILRDDMTIKDFKDDDG; from the coding sequence ATGGACGATCAGACACCACAATCCGACCGCCCAGAATCAGCTCGATTAGAGGCCTCGTTTAAGCAAGACACCGATATCATTCAGCCATTTCAGCTCGAGGCGACCAATCTGCGCGGTCGTCTCGTTCGCTTGGATGAGGTGCTGGACGATATCTTGGGTCGCCATGACTACCCCTTGGTGATCAGCGATCTGCTCGCTGAGGCGCTGACGGTCACCGTGGTCTTGTCTTCCGCCCTTAAGTATCAGGGTATCTTCACCCTACAGACCCGGGGCGATGGTGCCGTGCCCATGCTGGTTACCGATGTGACCAGCGACGGTAAGCTACGCGGCTATGCCAAGTTCGATGAAGAGAAGCTGGCCGAGCTGCTGAAAGATGTGGAGCTAGACGGCGAGCGGCCTTCCCATGCAATCGGCTTGAACAAGCTTCTGGGTAAGGGGTATCTCGCCTTCACCGTAGATCAGGGTGATCATACTGAACGGTATCAGGGCATCACCGAGCTGACCGGCGACAGCATCGCCGATTGCACAGTGAACTACTTCAAGCAGTCAGAGCAGTTGGATACCGGCGTCTCAGTTAAGGTGCAGCACCATCACGGCCATTGGCGCGCCGGTGGCCTAATGCTGCAGCGTATGCCCGACGACCAGGAGGCGATTGTTCAGCGCCGCCTCGGTAATGATGAAGAAGATGGCTGGCGCCGGGCGATGGTGATGCTGGGATCGCTTACCACCGATGAGATGGTGGACGCGGGCTTACCGGCCAATGACCTGCTGTATCGCTTGTTTAATGAGGATGGCGTCCGTGTTTTTGAGCGGTCGGCAGTTGAGCGCGAGTGCCGCTGCAATGAGGTGAAGATCCGTCGCATGCTGAAGGGGCTACCACCCGATGCGCTGAAGGATATGGCCCTGCCGGTTGAGGGTGAGGACGGTGCGGATAATCCGGACACCGTTGATGGTAAGGCACTTGAGGTCACCTGTGAGTTCTGCAGCACGCTCTACGCCGTCCCTCTCGGCGATATCCTGCGGGACGACATGACGATTAAGGATTTCAAAGATGACGATGGCTAA